AATAATATCAGTTTTTACGGGCTTTGTAATATGGATTGCATTACTTTTAATAGGAACAGATTATGCATTTTTATTGGCAGTATTGGCTTTTTTATTAAATTTTATACCAAATATAGGTTCAATTATAGCGGCTGTACCTGCAGTGTTGCTAACTTTGGTTCAGCTTGGAGCTATAAGTGCTGTTTTGGTAGCAGGGATATATTTGAGTGTAAATATAGTGATAGGGTCAATAGTTGAACCAAAGGTTATGGGAAGAGGCTTGGGATTATCTTCTTTAGTTGTATTCTTATCCCTTATTTTTTGGGGATGGCTTTTAGGTGCTATAGGTATGTTGTTGTCTATACCTTTGACTATTATTGCAAAGATAGTTTTTGATGCAAACGAAAAAACAAAATGGATAGCGATTTTACTTGGTACGGGTAAATATTTAAAAGAAGAAAAGTCTTAAATTAATAATATCAGTCCAAATGTGATATACTTCGAGCATGATTTTAATGATAGATAATTATGATAGTTTTACATATAATATTGTGCAATATTGCAAAGAATTAGGTGCTGATCTGAAGGTTATTAGAAATGATGAGATGAGTGTGAGTGAAATAGAAGCACTTAAACCTGAAAAAATCATCATATCTCCCGGTCCTGCTTCGCCTAATGAAGCAGGTGTAACGTTAGAGGTAATTGAATACTTTAAAGATAAGCTCCCAATTTTAGGAATTTGTTTAGGGCACCAAAGTATAGCTCAGGTTTTCGGAGGTGATGTAGTACGTGCCAAAAATATGATGCACGGTAAAACTTCTACTATGAAACAAACTGGTAAATGTGAAATTTTTAAAGATCTTCCTAATGAGTTTATAGCTACAAGGTATCACTCTCTTATAGTAGATAAAAATACAATACCTGATTCAATTATACCTACCGCATATTCTACTGACGATGAAGAGATTATGGCACTAAAGATAAAAGATAAAGATATATACGGTGTACAGTTTCATCCGGAGTCTATTATGAGTCAATACGGTCATGAAATGATAGGAAACTTTTTAAAACTATGAAATATAAAATCATCTTCCTTTTAATATTAGGGCTAGATGCATTAAATTTAATCTTTCAAACTTCTCAAATATCTATCTCATATAGAGAATCGTTGATTCTTTATGGAGATATTTCTCTGTTACAAATAATTATAAAATCAAGTATGTATATATTTGGACATAATGATTTTTCTCTTAGATTACCTATGATATTTATCCATTTATCAAGTGTAATTTTACTTTTTAGTATATCAAAGCATTACATCAAAGAGTTTGGAAATAGGCTTTGGTTAGTATTTATATTTGTGTTATTGCCGGGTGTTTTAAGTTCTGCATTGGTTGTAGATGAAGCAGGACTTATTATATTTGGACTTTTATTATTTATTTGGCTTTATTTAAATAACTTGAAAAAGTTATATTATTTATTATTGGTATCATTCGTTTTTTTAGACAACAGTTATATATATTTATTTTTAGCCCTTAGTATGTATGGAATACATAATAAAAACAGAAATTTTTTTATTTTTAATATGATTGCATTTTTTATCTCAATATTACTCTTTGGAGTAGATGCACACGGATCTCCAAAAGGACATTTCTTAGATTCTTTAGCTTTATATGCGGCAATTTTTTCACCAATAGTTTTTGTGTACATGGTTTTTGTATTATATAGACGACATTTAGATAATAAACGAGATGTGGTATGGTTTATATCAACAACAGGTTTTATAGTATCTGTGATTTTGTCTTTTAGACAAAATATTCAAATAGAACATTTTGCTCCGTATTTGATAGTAGCATTACCAATAGCTGCACAAAGTTTTATAAGTTCGTATAGAGTAAGACTAAAAGAATTTAGAAAGACTTATAGGATGATGTTCCAAGTATCTTTGGCATTACTTTTATTAAACACTATTGTCGTTATATTCAATAAAGAGTTGTATAAAGTCTTAGATAGGCCAAAGATACATTTTGTATATAAATTTCATATAGCCAAAGAATTAGCCCAATCGTTAAAAGACGATGGTATATCATGTATAAATACAAACTATAAAATGCAGAATAGATTATACTTTTATGGTGTTACTAAATGCGACAAATATAAACTTTCTAAAATAAAGAATAATCCAAATAATATTAAAAATGTAACAATAAGTTACAGAAATAGACCGATATATAATATATATGTTACCAAAATAAACAAATAACAAAACTATCCCTATCTTTATATTAATAAAAGATATGAATTTAATAAGAGTATGTTAAAATTCAGCAAAATCAAATATAGGGAGTTGCAATGGCTCAAAAAGCGATACGCGAATATGACGGTAAAGCACTTTTCTCAAAACAGTGGGGAAATTATTTTAGTGGATTTCATTATGGATTCAAATCTGTTCTAGTTACAAGTGGAGCAGAACTTTTAGCAAAGGCAGAAGAGCATGGTTTTGAATGGTTAAAACAAGAACCGCTAGTTGCAAAACCGGATATGCTATTTGGTAAACGCGGTAAAAATGATTTGGTACTTTTTAAAGATGCTAAGCCAGGTGATGTATCTTTAGAAGTAGCTGCAAAATGGATTGATGAGAAGATGTCTCATACTACAACTCTGTTAAGCGGTCAGCACGGTACATTAACACACTTTATTGTTGAGCCGTTTACTCCACACTCACAAGATCAAGAGTACTATATCTCTGCTACATGTGTCGGTGAAGACGATGTACTTTATATGTCAGCTGAAGGTGGTATGGAAGTTGAAGAAGGTTGGGATGAAAAGGTTAATGAAGTAATTATCCCTATAGATATGAGTGACGCAGATATGGAGCACGCTATTAAAGCAAACGTACCTTCTGATATCCCTGCAAAGAACAAAGAAAGTTTTATCTCATTCGCAATTGCATTTTTTAAATTCTATAGAGATATGAATTTCGCATACTTAGAAATTAACCCTATTGTTATGTTAGAGAACAATGATATGGCTATTCTTGACCTAGTTGCAAGACTTGACGATACAGCTGGATTCTTAATGAAAGATACATGGGGTGATATTGAGTACCCTACAGCATTCGGTATGGAAGATCAATCTCCTGAAGAAAAAGCCATTGCAGTAGCTGATAGTAAATCCGGTGCTTCATTAAAACTTACTATTCTTAATCCTATGGGGAGAGTTTGGACTATGGTTGCAGGTGGTGGTGCATCTGTTGTTTATGCAGACACTATTGCAGATTATGCAGAAGCAAACGGCGGTAGCGTAGCAGATTTAGCTAACTATGGTGAGTACTCAGGTGGTCCGACTACGGGAGAGACAAAGTTTTATGCTGATACCGTAATTGATTTAATGACTCGTCATAAAGATTCAAAAGGACAAGATAAAATTTTAATCATCGGTGGAGCTATTGCAAACTTTACAGATGTTGCAAAAACATTTACAGGTATAATCCAATCATTTGAAGCAAATGTAGATAAAATGAAAGAACATAACACTAAGATATATGTTCGTCGTGGTGGACCTAACTATGAAAAAGGTTTAAAAGATATTAAAGAAGCTGCTGACAGACTAGGTCTTTATATAGAAGTTTATGGACCGGAAACTCACGTAACTGACATTGTACGTATGGCACTAGAGAAGTAAGGGAAGAAAATGAAACAATTATTTACAAAAGATACACAAGCAATTTTTTGGAACAATAACAAGACTGCTATCCAAAGAATGTTGGATTATGATTATACAATCAAAAGAGAAACACCATCTGTTGCTGCTATTGTAGCTCCAACTAGCGGAAACAAGTTTGAAAAGTTTTTTTATGGTCCTGATGAGATTATGATTCCTCTTTATAAATCAACTGCAGATGCTAGAAAAGAACATGCTAATGCTGACGTGCTTTTAAACTTTGCATCATTTAGAACTGCTTATGATGTAACTATGGAAGCAATTGAAATCGGTGGATTCTCTTCTATTATGGTAACAGCTGAAGGTATTCCAGAGAGATTAGCAAGAAAAATGAATAATACTGCTCGTAAAGCAGGTGTTACAGTAATTGGACCGGCTACTGTTGGTGCAATCAGCCCGGGCGCATTTAAAATTGCTAACGTTGGTGGTACGATTGAGAACATTGTTAACTCTAAACTACATAGATGTGGTTCATGTGGACTTGTAACTCGTTCAGGTGGTTTATTTAATGAACTTTCTAACATTATTGCTATCAATGCTGACGGTATCGCTGAAGGTGTAGCTATCGGTGGGGATAGATTTGTTGGTTCTGTTTTTATTGACAATATGTTAAGAATGGAAAAAAATCCAGATGTTAAATATATGGTGCTTCTTGGTGAAGTTGGTGGTACTGAAGAGTATAAAATAATCGAAGCTATAAAAAATGGTCAAATTACTAAGCCTGTAATCGCTTGGTGTATCGGTACTATTGCTAAGCACTTCTCAACTGGCGTACAATTCGGTCACGCCGGTGCATCTGCTAATGCTGATGCTGAAACAGCAGCTGCAAAAAATAAAGCAATGGCTGAAGCCGGTATATTTGTACCTGCATCATTCAATGATTTACCGGCTAAAATCAATGAAGTATATGAGAAATTAAAAGCTGAAGGTACAATTTCTGAAATCGCTGAGCCAGAGATGAATGTATGTCCTAAAGTAAGACGTTCTAAACAATTTATCTGTACTATTAGTGATGATAGAGGGGATGAAGCTACATATGCAGGTTTCCCAATCTCTTCAGTTGCTACTCCGGATACCGGTAAAGGTATCGGTGATGTTGTTTCACTATTATGGTTCAAAAAACAATATCCAAAATGGGCTACTGACTTTATAGAAACTGTTATGAAAACTGTTGCTGATCACGGTCCGGCAGTATCAGGTGCTCACAATGCTAAAGTAACTGCTCGTGCAGGGAAATCTGTTGTTGAATCGTTA
The genomic region above belongs to Sulfurimonas lithotrophica and contains:
- a CDS encoding anthranilate synthase component II, with the translated sequence MILMIDNYDSFTYNIVQYCKELGADLKVIRNDEMSVSEIEALKPEKIIISPGPASPNEAGVTLEVIEYFKDKLPILGICLGHQSIAQVFGGDVVRAKNMMHGKTSTMKQTGKCEIFKDLPNEFIATRYHSLIVDKNTIPDSIIPTAYSTDDEEIMALKIKDKDIYGVQFHPESIMSQYGHEMIGNFLKL
- a CDS encoding ATP citrate lyase citrate-binding domain-containing protein, which gives rise to MAQKAIREYDGKALFSKQWGNYFSGFHYGFKSVLVTSGAELLAKAEEHGFEWLKQEPLVAKPDMLFGKRGKNDLVLFKDAKPGDVSLEVAAKWIDEKMSHTTTLLSGQHGTLTHFIVEPFTPHSQDQEYYISATCVGEDDVLYMSAEGGMEVEEGWDEKVNEVIIPIDMSDADMEHAIKANVPSDIPAKNKESFISFAIAFFKFYRDMNFAYLEINPIVMLENNDMAILDLVARLDDTAGFLMKDTWGDIEYPTAFGMEDQSPEEKAIAVADSKSGASLKLTILNPMGRVWTMVAGGGASVVYADTIADYAEANGGSVADLANYGEYSGGPTTGETKFYADTVIDLMTRHKDSKGQDKILIIGGAIANFTDVAKTFTGIIQSFEANVDKMKEHNTKIYVRRGGPNYEKGLKDIKEAADRLGLYIEVYGPETHVTDIVRMALEK
- a CDS encoding citrate/2-methylcitrate synthase, with amino-acid sequence MKQLFTKDTQAIFWNNNKTAIQRMLDYDYTIKRETPSVAAIVAPTSGNKFEKFFYGPDEIMIPLYKSTADARKEHANADVLLNFASFRTAYDVTMEAIEIGGFSSIMVTAEGIPERLARKMNNTARKAGVTVIGPATVGAISPGAFKIANVGGTIENIVNSKLHRCGSCGLVTRSGGLFNELSNIIAINADGIAEGVAIGGDRFVGSVFIDNMLRMEKNPDVKYMVLLGEVGGTEEYKIIEAIKNGQITKPVIAWCIGTIAKHFSTGVQFGHAGASANADAETAAAKNKAMAEAGIFVPASFNDLPAKINEVYEKLKAEGTISEIAEPEMNVCPKVRRSKQFICTISDDRGDEATYAGFPISSVATPDTGKGIGDVVSLLWFKKQYPKWATDFIETVMKTVADHGPAVSGAHNAKVTARAGKSVVESLVTGLLTIGPRFGGAIDGAAEHFKYADDNNMTPAEFLNHMKKLGIPIPGIGHRIKSLKNPDLRVKGLMEYAAEHFPSTPLLDYARTVEQLTTSKKENLILNVDGTIGILMVDMWRALGYSENEINDFISSGTLNAFFIVGRSIGFIGHILDEKRLAMPMYRHPMDDILYDVQKAEEI